A region from the Syntrophorhabdaceae bacterium genome encodes:
- a CDS encoding response regulator, whose product MSDSVCKPITILMADDDGDDCFLVSKAFKASKLCNDLRFVNDGEELMDYLYRRNKYEAEGESPRPGLILLDLNMPKKDGREALKEIKNDPALMGIPVVVLTTSKDEEDVLRSYNLGANSFITKPVTFDGLVEVVKSLGKYWFEIVELPGITRGR is encoded by the coding sequence ATGAGCGACAGCGTCTGTAAGCCCATCACCATTCTTATGGCCGATGACGATGGGGATGACTGCTTTCTGGTCAGCAAAGCCTTTAAAGCGAGCAAGCTCTGTAACGACCTCAGGTTCGTGAACGACGGCGAGGAGCTGATGGATTATCTTTATAGAAGGAATAAATATGAGGCGGAAGGGGAGTCACCCCGGCCGGGACTGATCCTGCTCGATCTGAACATGCCGAAAAAGGACGGACGGGAGGCGTTGAAGGAGATCAAGAACGATCCGGCGCTCATGGGAATACCCGTGGTGGTGCTGACCACGTCAAAAGACGAGGAAGACGTGCTGAGGAGCTATAACCTCGGCGCCAATTCATTTATCACCAAACCGGTGACATTCGACGGTCTGGTGGAAGTGGTCAAATCTCTTGGAAAATACTGGTTTGAGATCGTGGAGCTCCCGGGTATCACACGGGGCAGATAA